From the Corythoichthys intestinalis isolate RoL2023-P3 chromosome 13, ASM3026506v1, whole genome shotgun sequence genome, one window contains:
- the LOC130928427 gene encoding RNA-binding protein 4.1-like, protein MVKLFIGNLTEETGRDEIEALFTPYGVVTECAKYKNYAFVHMEDRKAATKAIRELNMYQLNGRAMNVEPSRGNNQGPVKIHIANVERGFDQELRELFEEYGTVNECSIVKNFAFVHMANSEEAMDAIKGLDNTRFQGQNIHVQLSKSKPAWGAGEEDFGPPPPPPGRGGFYPPHPPRFHPEPPYGGRMGSYPPPPPPPPPPPRRPMYPDRSYGGEREGYGGGGGGGGGGGVVDFYEKYRARPYGAPGYDDRRSGAIPPPPPPPPSAMGRERVAMGAHEAYDRRPGPHPPAPYMARDRSPIRRAPHPPPPPAPASGNGYSYERTRFTPQMKPQPYAAPYPRNSYAQSGPMPAPPQPNYGAYQAHGV, encoded by the exons ATGGTGAAGCTATTCATCGGAAACCTGACCGAGGAGACTGGGAGGGATGAAATCGAAGCTCTCTTCACACCGTACGGCGTGGTTACAGAATGCGCCAAGTACAAAAATTACGCCTTTGTCCACATGGAGGACCGCAAGGCGGCCACCAAAGCAATCCGAGAGCTCAATATGTATCAGCTTAACGGCAGAGCTATGAATGTCGAGCCTAGCCGAGGGAACAACCAAGGTCCAGTCAAGATCCACATCGCCAATGTGGAAAGGGGATTTGACCAAGAGCTGAGAGAGCTGTTTGAGGAGTACGGTACAGTCAACGAGTGTTCTATTGTgaagaattttgcttttgttcacATGGCCAACTCTGAGGAAGCAATGGATGCCATCAAGGGCCTGGATAACACAAGGTTTCAAG GGCAAAACATCCATGTTCAGCTGTCGAAAAGCAAGCCCGCCTGGGGCGCAGGAGAGGAGGACTTTGGTCCGCCGCCACCACCGCCCGGTCGAGGAGGTTTTTACCCTCCTCATCCCCCTCGCTTCCATCCCGAGCCTCCTTACGGGGGTCGCATGGGCTCTTACCCGCCTCCGCCACCACCCCCGCCCCCTCCTCCGAGACGACCCATGTATCCTGACCGCAGCTATGGCGGCGAGCGCGAAGGATACGGCGGCGGCGGTGGTGGTGGCGGCGGCGGTGGCGTTGTTGATTTTTACGAGAAATACCGCGCCCGTCCTTACGGAGCCCCGGGGTACGACGATAGGCGTTCCGGGGCCATCCCGCCCCCTCCGCCGCCACCTCCCTCGGCGATGGGAAGAGAACGCGTCGCGATGGGTGCCCACGAAGCGTACGACCGTCGGCCAGGCCCCCATCCTCCCGCGCCTTACATGGCCCGAGACCGCAGTCCCATTAGGCGAGCCCCCCATCCTCCTCCGCCTCCAGCTCCCGCATCTGGTAACGGCTACTCCTACGAGCGCACCCGTTTTACCCCGCAGATGAAACCTCAGCCGTACGCTGCTCCGTACCCCCGGAACAGCTACGCGCAAAGCGGCCCCATGCCAGCACCGCCGCAGCCCAACTATGGCGCCTATCAGGCCCATGGAGTGTAA